A part of Candidatus Electrothrix aestuarii genomic DNA contains:
- the cas1 gene encoding CRISPR-associated endonuclease Cas1 encodes MENPYTIKQVLTDSNLLQAWYKVRANQGCAGIDRESLSDFESGLMSSLALLRDEVIYETYRPRPLLRVHVPKKHSAGTRPLSIPTVRDRVLQTAVTRVLTPLFEAEFEECSFAYRPGRSVNMALQRVEQLRDQGFVWVVDADITSFFDEINHQVLLREVSKLVTDQAILHLVRLWLAAVVIDGPQRFRLLRGVPQGSPISPLLANLYLDQLDEAALDENLRLIRFADDFLILCRHKQEADKALEFTAQVLESLRLQLHDKKTRVVDFRHGFRFLGVEFVRSLAIKAKYLEIELMSLETEELGTIPEECAEIIEPGARRGRASAVAPVGQEGVDAGTEKARIIGYQYPKTELALAFAEAGIKPAYFPEQDMAEGLPEDEDEPEQVMAVEPPVSTPAGAPADLDPRLRTLYVLENGYVLGKESERFVIKKRGKILQRIQAIKVDQIMIFGNAQITTQAMHFCLQAKIPIYLLSGQGQFHGIVDGFSTDPVLLHRDQFRRAEDAEFCLELAREWVRGKVANSRVILLRYGRRRSVPGLLEAADRLKDILLNVKEVADLESLRGYEGTAARVYFAALGAALDPDWHFAGRTRQPPTDPVNALLSYGYTLLFYNIYSFIRARGLNPQVGFYHQIRAGHPALVSDMIEEFRAIIVDTVVMSLVLNRQLTPEQFTLPNATNKACLMNEEVRKIFIRELEKKLNSSIRHPNSGLQLDYRRCLEHQVHQLAGAVQDREKSYRAMVIR; translated from the coding sequence ATGGAAAACCCGTACACCATCAAACAGGTGCTGACCGACAGCAACCTGCTCCAGGCCTGGTACAAGGTCCGGGCTAATCAGGGCTGTGCCGGCATTGACCGGGAAAGCCTGAGCGACTTCGAATCCGGCCTGATGAGCAGCCTGGCCCTGCTCCGCGATGAGGTCATCTACGAGACCTACCGACCCCGCCCTCTCCTCCGCGTTCATGTTCCCAAGAAACACAGTGCCGGTACCCGGCCCCTTTCCATTCCCACTGTCCGGGATCGCGTCCTGCAAACCGCTGTTACCCGCGTTCTGACTCCCCTTTTTGAAGCCGAATTCGAAGAATGCAGCTTTGCCTATCGGCCAGGCCGCTCTGTGAATATGGCCCTGCAACGGGTGGAGCAGCTGCGTGATCAGGGCTTTGTCTGGGTGGTTGATGCGGATATCACTTCTTTTTTTGATGAAATCAATCATCAGGTCCTCCTCCGCGAAGTCAGCAAACTGGTCACAGACCAGGCCATCCTCCATCTTGTCCGACTCTGGCTTGCCGCTGTGGTTATTGACGGCCCCCAGCGTTTTCGTCTGCTCCGGGGCGTTCCCCAGGGTTCTCCCATTTCACCCCTGCTTGCCAATCTCTATCTGGATCAGCTGGATGAGGCCGCGCTGGATGAAAACCTGCGCCTGATCCGTTTTGCCGATGATTTCCTCATCCTCTGTCGTCATAAGCAGGAGGCGGACAAGGCTTTGGAGTTCACAGCCCAGGTCTTGGAATCCCTGCGCCTGCAACTGCACGACAAGAAAACGCGGGTAGTGGATTTTCGGCACGGCTTCCGTTTTCTCGGGGTGGAGTTTGTCCGTTCCCTGGCCATCAAGGCGAAATATCTCGAAATAGAGCTGATGTCTCTGGAAACAGAGGAGCTTGGAACCATTCCTGAAGAATGCGCGGAAATAATCGAACCCGGAGCGCGCAGGGGCAGGGCTTCTGCTGTTGCTCCCGTTGGTCAGGAGGGCGTAGACGCGGGCACAGAAAAGGCCCGGATCATCGGTTATCAGTACCCGAAAACCGAGCTGGCCCTGGCCTTTGCCGAGGCCGGAATCAAACCTGCCTATTTTCCTGAGCAGGACATGGCAGAAGGCCTGCCCGAGGACGAGGATGAACCCGAGCAGGTCATGGCGGTGGAGCCGCCGGTGAGTACACCTGCTGGTGCGCCTGCCGACCTTGATCCCCGCCTCCGTACCCTCTATGTCCTGGAAAACGGTTATGTGCTGGGTAAGGAGTCAGAGCGTTTTGTCATCAAAAAACGGGGAAAGATCCTTCAGCGGATTCAGGCCATCAAGGTGGATCAGATCATGATTTTCGGCAATGCCCAGATCACCACCCAGGCCATGCATTTCTGCCTCCAGGCCAAAATTCCCATTTATCTCCTTTCCGGGCAGGGCCAGTTCCACGGGATTGTGGACGGCTTCAGCACCGACCCGGTGCTCCTCCATCGGGATCAGTTCCGCCGGGCTGAGGATGCGGAGTTTTGTCTTGAACTGGCCCGTGAATGGGTACGGGGTAAGGTCGCCAACAGCCGGGTGATCCTACTCCGCTACGGCAGGCGACGCAGTGTTCCGGGCCTGTTGGAGGCAGCGGATCGTCTCAAAGATATTCTTCTCAACGTGAAAGAGGTGGCGGATTTGGAGAGCTTGCGTGGATATGAGGGCACAGCGGCCCGTGTTTACTTTGCCGCCCTGGGTGCAGCTCTTGACCCGGACTGGCATTTTGCCGGTCGGACCCGTCAGCCGCCCACTGATCCTGTCAATGCCCTTCTGTCCTACGGCTACACCCTGCTTTTCTATAACATCTACTCCTTTATCCGGGCACGGGGGCTGAATCCCCAGGTGGGTTTTTATCATCAGATACGGGCCGGACATCCTGCCCTTGTTTCCGATATGATCGAGGAGTTTCGGGCGATTATTGTAGATACGGTGGTTATGAGTTTGGTCTTGAATCGTCAGCTGACCCCGGAGCAGTTTACGCTCCCCAATGCAACAAACAAGGCCTGTCTGATGAACGAAGAGGTCCGCAAGATCTTTATTCGGGAACTGGAGAAGAAATTGAATTCGTCTATCCGGCATCCCAACAGCGGCCTGCAACTGGATTATCGCCGCTGCCTGGAGCATCAGGTCCATCAGCTGGCCGGGGCGGTCCAGGATCGGGAAAAAAGCTATAGGGCAATGGTGATCCGATGA
- the cas2 gene encoding CRISPR-associated endonuclease Cas2 yields MVVVCFDIRNPKRLYRVARELGNFGVRVQKSIFECHLEQGQLEELQRRLAKWIDGDLDKVRYYFLCSKDVQEIIVDGPGSVTLDPDFILL; encoded by the coding sequence ATGGTCGTGGTCTGTTTTGATATCCGCAATCCGAAGCGCTTGTACCGGGTGGCGCGGGAACTGGGCAATTTCGGGGTTCGGGTGCAGAAGAGTATCTTTGAGTGCCACCTTGAGCAGGGGCAGCTGGAAGAACTGCAACGGCGTTTGGCAAAATGGATTGATGGGGATCTGGACAAGGTGCGCTATTATTTTCTCTGCTCCAAAGATGTGCAGGAAATTATTGTGGACGGACCGGGCAGCGTAACACTTGACCCGGATTTTATCCTGTTGTAA
- a CDS encoding type II toxin-antitoxin system prevent-host-death family antitoxin, giving the protein MSATDYLSATALAKKTAAALDSLEQGEKDKLIILKNNAPKAVLLSFEAYQALEEELEDLRLGALALARSQTFRPETALSHEEMLKKFKT; this is encoded by the coding sequence ATGTCTGCCACTGACTATCTTTCCGCCACAGCTCTGGCCAAAAAAACAGCCGCTGCTCTCGATTCCCTGGAACAGGGGGAAAAAGACAAACTGATTATCCTGAAAAATAACGCCCCCAAAGCGGTTCTTCTCTCTTTTGAAGCCTACCAGGCTCTGGAGGAAGAGCTGGAGGACCTGCGTCTCGGTGCTCTCGCCCTTGCCCGGTCACAGACCTTCAGGCCGGAGACAGCTCTTTCTCACGAGGAGATGCTGAAGAAATTCAAGACATGA
- the cas2 gene encoding CRISPR-associated endonuclease Cas2 produces the protein MSRMWMVTYDISDDRIRYRVAKILQDYGTRVQYSVFECKLREREKNRLREQLLDLLEQGDSLRWYPLCAWCRKRIVRQGCGKETKFEDYYLL, from the coding sequence ATGAGCCGGATGTGGATGGTTACCTATGATATAAGCGATGACCGCATCCGCTACCGGGTGGCGAAAATCCTGCAGGATTACGGAACCAGGGTGCAGTACAGCGTTTTTGAATGCAAGCTGCGGGAGAGGGAGAAAAATCGTCTTCGTGAGCAGCTCCTTGACCTGCTGGAACAGGGCGATTCCCTGCGCTGGTATCCCCTCTGCGCCTGGTGCAGGAAGCGGATCGTCCGCCAGGGCTGTGGTAAAGAAACAAAGTTTGAGGATTATTATCTGCTGTGA
- a CDS encoding type II toxin-antitoxin system mRNA interferase toxin, RelE/StbE family, whose product MSWYVTYHPGVEDDLHRVGPAAARRILKAISKKLVTAPLQFGAPLSGNLSVFRKLRIGDYRVVYQVTETTVTVYVLAVGPRRDKEIYDVAAGRL is encoded by the coding sequence ATGAGTTGGTATGTTACCTATCATCCCGGAGTGGAGGACGATCTGCACCGGGTCGGGCCTGCCGCTGCCCGGCGTATCCTGAAAGCCATCAGCAAAAAGCTGGTCACTGCTCCTTTACAGTTCGGAGCGCCGCTTTCCGGTAATCTGTCCGTATTTCGGAAATTGCGTATCGGGGATTACCGGGTTGTGTATCAAGTGACAGAAACAACCGTGACCGTGTACGTGCTGGCAGTCGGCCCCCGCCGGGATAAGGAGATATACGACGTTGCTGCCGGACGACTCTGA
- a CDS encoding transposase, with product MDEKIPNSDMDGGWKDIIEDFTEEFFSFYLPEMHAEIDFGQEIRFLDRELNEIVSDSDNIRREADRLLEVSLKDGGAEWILIHIEVQSYRDRTFAERMYVYNYRIFDKYRRYPVSIAVLTDGERSFRPDNFRLEQFGCVTRFSFPVIKLLDFDNKELVREQNPFAVVTRVQLAKLRSERDPDQRYSFRMELTKELYDRPYSKEQVIRLYRFIDYILTLPKPKALQFRKELEDFEEGRKMPYMTSTERIAREEGIMQGITQGFAQGIPQGISRGQLEGLREAVMDILEVRFGELTAVIQEKVNSCTDLRKLKKVLRQAVLIGSPEELDL from the coding sequence ATGGACGAAAAAATACCGAATTCGGACATGGACGGCGGCTGGAAGGATATCATCGAGGACTTCACCGAAGAATTTTTCAGCTTCTATCTGCCGGAAATGCATGCGGAGATTGATTTCGGGCAGGAGATAAGATTCCTGGACCGGGAGCTGAACGAGATCGTCAGCGACAGCGATAATATCCGGCGCGAAGCGGACAGGCTGCTTGAAGTGTCTCTCAAGGACGGTGGTGCGGAATGGATACTGATCCACATCGAGGTGCAGAGTTACCGGGACCGTACCTTTGCCGAGCGGATGTATGTGTATAATTATAGGATCTTCGACAAATACCGGAGATACCCGGTCAGTATCGCCGTGCTGACCGACGGAGAGCGCAGTTTCAGACCGGATAATTTCCGGCTGGAACAGTTCGGCTGCGTGACCCGCTTCAGCTTTCCGGTGATCAAACTGCTGGATTTCGATAATAAGGAGCTTGTCCGGGAGCAGAATCCCTTTGCCGTGGTGACCAGGGTGCAGCTGGCCAAGCTGCGGTCGGAGCGAGACCCGGATCAGCGGTACAGCTTCCGCATGGAGTTGACTAAGGAACTGTACGACAGGCCGTACAGCAAAGAGCAGGTGATCAGGCTGTACCGGTTTATCGACTATATTCTGACGCTGCCGAAACCCAAGGCGCTGCAATTCAGAAAGGAACTTGAAGATTTCGAGGAGGGACGGAAAATGCCGTATATGACCAGCACGGAGCGGATCGCCAGAGAGGAAGGGATAATGCAGGGAATAACTCAAGGATTCGCGCAGGGGATACCCCAAGGAATAAGCAGAGGGCAGCTTGAAGGTCTGCGTGAGGCTGTCATGGATATTCTGGAAGTACGTTTCGGAGAGCTGACCGCCGTGATTCAGGAAAAAGTGAACTCCTGCACCGATTTGAGGAAATTGAAAAAAGTTTTGCGCCAAGCTGTACTGATCGGGTCGCCGGAGGAGCTTGATCTTTGA